The following coding sequences lie in one Lolium perenne isolate Kyuss_39 chromosome 2, Kyuss_2.0, whole genome shotgun sequence genomic window:
- the LOC127333223 gene encoding cysteine-rich receptor-like protein kinase 6, translated as MLAVIAVLLLLLLLPPAMPFEGSECDGSKYAPNSTFQANLNLVAAALPGNASSMPTGFATATAGTSPNRAYAMALCRGDVNASTCDACVAAAFTAAGANGNCPNNTGVTMYEDACVVRFSSVQFLDFLRADQWQPGELAFLITPAFGNVTTVPGAWFSAAATAILTAVADHAVANSTFRKYFATGEMDFQPKIYAIAQCVPDMTPSQCQSCLGTLVIQSTGLLVNTKPRWIMSFVAWCNLRYSVQPLYEGRSMLQLEAPPPPAVVPPSAAPDSGGAGKKTKAVGIAAGIGCSVVLILVCVFAFVVCKRRAKATKDGHPPALQKIAGAQCTIFDLPTLQEATENFSEKNKLGEGGFGIVYKGILPDGQEIAVKKLLERTGHGLKELHNEVLLLAELQHKNLVRLHGYCSHRDDTLLVYEYIKNGSLDNFLFESREESALNWEQQYNIILGIAKGILYLHEDSSLRIIHRDLKPNNILLADDMDPKIADFGLARLLGEGHTHTKTARAAGTLGYMAPEAMHGRMSPKIDIYSFGVLVLEIVTRRKNSSSGDRDAVNLLTDVWNCWTKGSISEMIDQSLDEYARSQALRCIHIGLMCLQPDPDDRPLILSVIFMLTRDNMEIQAPAQPAFFFRRESLLASLSSYDQSDIILDDNVSVNGVTITDLYPR; from the exons ATGCTCGCCGTCATCGccgtcctcctgctcctcctcctgctacCGCCGGCGATGCCGTTCGAGGGCTCCGAGTGCGACGGCAGCAAGTACGCGCCCAACAGCACTTTCCAGGCGAATCTCAACCTCGTCGCTGCTGCGCTCCCCGGCAACGCCTCCTCCATGCCCACCggcttcgccaccgccaccgcaggCACCAGCCCCAACCGGGCATACGCCATGGCGCTCTGCCGCGGCGACGTCAACGCCTCCACCTGCGACGCCTGCGTGGCGGCGGCGTTCACTGCCGCTGGCGCCAACGGGAATTGCCCCAACAACACGGGTGTCACCATGTACGAGGACGCCTGCGTCGTTCGATTCTCCAGCGTCCAGTTCCTCGACTTCCTCAGGGCGGATCAGTGGCAGCCCGGCGAGCTTGC ATTTCTAATCACCccggcgtttgggaacgtcacgaCAGTGCCGGGAGCCTGGTTCAGCGCCGCCGCCACAGCCATCCTCACCGCCGTGGCCGACCACGCAGTGGCcaactccaccttcaggaagtacTTCGCCACCGGCGAGATGGATTTCCAGCCAAAGATTTACGCGATCGCGCAATGCGTCCCGGACATGACGCCGTCACAGTGCCAGAGCTGCCTCGGGACCCTCGTCATTCAGTCGACTGGGCTCCTAGTCAACACCAAGCCCCGGTGGATCATGTCTTTCGTGGCGTGGTGCAACCTGAGGTACAGCGTGCAGCCGCTCTACGAGGGACGGTCGATGCTGCAGCTTgaggcgccgccaccgccggcagTCGTGCCTCCCTCTGCAGCTCCAGATTCTGGAGGAGCAG GGAAGAAAACGAAAGCAGTAGGAATCGCTGCGGGCATTGGTTGTTCCGTCGTCTTGATACTGGTTTGCGTTTTTGCTTTTGTTGTATGCAAGAGAAGGGCTAAGGCTACCAAGGACGGCCACC CACCAGCATTGCAGAAAATTGCGGGCGCACAATGCACGATCTTCGATTTACCTACGCTACAAGAGGCAACTGAAAACTTCTCCGAGAAAAATAAGCTTGGCGAAGGCGGTTTTGGTATTGTATACAAG GGGATACTACCAGATGGGCAAGAAATAGCAGTGAAGAAACTTTTGGAAAGAACTGGGCATGGTTTGAAGGAGCTGCACAATGAGGTGCTGCTATTGGCAGAGCTGCAGCACAAGAATCTTGTTAGATTACATGGGTATTGCTCGCATCGGGATGATACGCTGCTAGTTTACGAGTATATCAAGAATGGGAGCCTCGACAACTTTCTGTTCG AATCTAGGGAGGAAAGTGCACTCAACTGGGAGCAACAGTATAACATCATTCTTGGAATTGCCAAGGGAATATTGTATCTTCACGAGGACTCAAGCTTGAGGATAATCCACCGAGACCTCAAACCTAACAACATTCTTCTTGCCGACGACATGGATCCAAAAATCGCAGACTTTGGACTGGCGAGGCTGCTAGGAGAAGGTCATACACATACTAAGACAGCTAGAGCTGCTGGAACACT TGGTTATATGGCACCAGAGGCAATGCACGGACGCATGTCACCAAAGATCGATATTTACAGCTTCGGTGTGTTGGTTCTTGAAATTGTAACTAGGAGAAAGAACAGCAGTTCTGGTGATCGTGACGCAGTGAATCTCCTTACCGAT GTGTGGAATTGTTGGACAAAAGGGTCGATATCTGAAATGATAGACCAATCACTCGATGAATACGCTCGAAGCCAAGCATTACGCTGCATCCACATCGGGTTGATGTGTCTCCAACCAGACCCTGACGACCGTCCTTTGATATTATCCGTCATTTTCATGTTAACTAGGGACAACATGGAGATTCAGGCACCGGCACAACCTGCATTCTTCTTCCGGAGGGAATCACTTTTAGCTTCTCTATCGTCGTACGACCAATCGGATATCATATTGGACGATAACGTCTCTGTGAATGGGGTTACAATCACTGATCTGTATCCTAGGTAA